From Methylopila sp. M107, a single genomic window includes:
- a CDS encoding IS630 family transposase (programmed frameshift), whose product MVRAYSLDLRERAVARVAAGESVRSVAATFQVSVSSVVKWSQRHRATGSAAAKPMGSRRPLRLAGERDWMLARLAAEPHVSLRRLQRELAERGVVASYGAVWSLVRSEKLSFKKTVLASERDRPDVVRRRRRWRSLQRRVDASRLVFLDETWAKTNMAPLRGWSPRGQRLNAKVPHAHWKTMTFLAALRSDRIDAPCVFDGPINGVRFLAYVTEVLIPTLKPGDVVVLDNLGSHKGKAVREAIRNAGARLAFLPPYSPDLNPIEQVFAKLKHMLRRAQERTVETTWRRIPTLLNDFSAEECRNYIVNAGYASI is encoded by the exons ATGGTTCGCGCCTATTCGCTTGATCTTCGGGAGCGCGCGGTGGCGCGGGTTGCGGCTGGCGAGAGCGTTCGTTCTGTCGCGGCGACGTTTCAGGTGAGCGTGTCGAGCGTCGTGAAATGGTCGCAGCGCCACCGGGCGACGGGGAGCGCCGCGGCCAAACCGATGGGCTCGCGTCGTCCGTTGCGGCTCGCAGGCGAGCGGGACTGGATGCTGGCGCGGCTTGCGGCCGAGCCGCATGTCAGCTTGCGGCGGCTGCAGCGAGAGCTCGCCGAACGCGGCGTCGTTGCGAGTTATGGCGCGGTCTGGAGCCTGGTCCGCTCTGAGAAGCTGAGCTTC AAAAAAACCGTTCTGGCGAGCGAACGGGACAGGCCGGACGTCGTGCGCCGCCGACGAAGGTGGCGAAGCCTTCAGAGGCGCGTTGACGCCTCCCGTCTCGTCTTCCTCGACGAGACCTGGGCCAAGACCAACATGGCGCCGCTGCGCGGCTGGAGCCCGCGTGGCCAGCGGCTGAACGCCAAGGTTCCGCACGCGCACTGGAAGACAATGACGTTCCTCGCCGCGCTGCGCTCGGACAGGATCGATGCGCCCTGCGTGTTCGACGGTCCGATCAACGGCGTCCGCTTCCTCGCCTACGTGACCGAGGTTCTGATCCCGACGCTGAAGCCCGGCGACGTCGTCGTGCTCGACAACCTCGGCAGTCACAAAGGAAAGGCCGTCCGAGAGGCCATCCGAAACGCTGGAGCCCGGCTCGCCTTCCTGCCGCCCTACAGCCCCGACCTCAACCCGATCGAGCAGGTCTTCGCCAAGCTCAAGCACATGCTGCGCAGAGCTCAGGAACGAACGGTCGAAACCACCTGGCGGCGCATCCCGACACTCCTCAACGACTTCTCCGCCGAAGAATGCCGAAACTACATCGTCAACGCTGGATACGCGTCAATATGA